In the genome of Apodemus sylvaticus chromosome 2, mApoSyl1.1, whole genome shotgun sequence, one region contains:
- the LOC127677483 gene encoding putative vomeronasal receptor-like protein 4 gives MSSIKNILYFQAGLGVLANMFLLLFYIFIILGHRTKPTDLISCQLTFVHIIMVLTGGDILFTDLFELLNIENDFRCKTIFYISRVMRGLSICTTCLLSVFQAVTISPSTSLLAKFKQKLKKYKVYVFLCIWSFNLSFSTNRIFYVGGFTNVSETNHMRVTKSCSLLPMNYIIRGLIFTISTSRDVFLVGVMLTTSAYMVITMFRYQRQCKYLYSISHLREPPEKRATQTILLLVSFFVIMYWLDFIISFTSDMLWMYDPVILTFQKFMMYAYPTITPLVQITSDNRIIIMLKNLKANHHQGLF, from the coding sequence ATGTCCTCAATTAagaatattctttatttccaaGCAGGACTTGGAGTCCTAGCAAatatgtttcttcttcttttctatattttcataaTCCTAGGTCACCGAACTAAGCCCACAGATCTGATCTCCTGTCAACTGACTTTCGTTCACATAATAATGGTCCTCACTGGAGGGGATATTTTGTTTACAGACTTATTTGAGTTACTAAACATTGAGAATGACTTCAGATGTAAGACAATTTTTTATATTAGCAGGGTGATGAGAGGCCTCTCTATCtgcaccacctgcctcctgagtgtgttcCAGGCTGTCACGATCAGTCCCAGTACCTCACTGTTggcaaaatttaaacaaaaactaaaaaaatacaaGGTCTATGTTTTCTTATGTATTTGGTCTTTCAATTTGTCCTTCAGTACTAACCGGATCTTCTATGTTGGTGGTTTTACCAATGTGAGTGAGACCAACCACATGCGAGTCACTAAATCCTGCTCACTCTTACCCATGAACTACATCATCAGGGGACTGATTTTTACAATATCAACCTccagagatgtgtttcttgtaggaGTCATGCTGACCACAAGTGCATACATGGTGATTACCATGTTTAGGTATCAAAGGCAATGCAAGTATCTTTATAGCATCAGCCACCTGAGAGAGCCCCCAGAGAAAAGGGCCACCCAGACCATCTTGCTGCTGGTATCTTTCTTTGTCATAATGTACTGGCTGGACTTTATCATTTCATTCACTTCAGACATGTTATGGATGTATGACCCAGTCATCCTGACTTTTCAGAAGTTTATGATGTATGCCTATCCCACAATTACTCCTTTGGTACAAATCACTTCTGATAACAGAATCATAATTATGCTGAAAAATCTAAAGGCAAATCACCACCagggattattttaa